In a single window of the Candidatus Peregrinibacteria bacterium genome:
- a CDS encoding nucleotidyl transferase AbiEii/AbiGii toxin family protein encodes MIPLEQILTAYPKNLHAFKESILKEYLQYKILNSIFNSEYGNKLAFLGGTALRIVHGSSRFSEDLDFDNFGLSEQEFIHLSEIIQKDLMLEGLEVEVQTITKNAYRIKIRIPKLLFDSGLSAMADQKILIQVDTVPQNFEYVSEKPLLNKFDIFTQINALPKDLLLAQKIFASFDRNRIIGRDFFDIVFLYGIGAQPNFDYLKKNIGINNQTNLKKYLLEKTASLNFEDLAKDVEPLLFNPRDTNKVLLFREFIEQSL; translated from the coding sequence ATGATACCACTTGAACAAATCCTCACGGCATATCCTAAAAATTTACATGCTTTCAAGGAAAGTATTTTGAAGGAATATTTGCAATACAAGATTTTAAACAGCATTTTTAACAGCGAATATGGGAATAAGTTAGCGTTTCTTGGAGGAACTGCTCTCAGAATTGTTCATGGAAGTAGCAGATTTTCCGAAGATTTAGATTTTGATAATTTTGGTTTGAGTGAACAGGAATTTATACATCTCAGCGAGATTATTCAAAAGGATTTGATGCTCGAAGGTCTTGAAGTAGAGGTACAAACAATTACAAAAAACGCGTATCGCATCAAAATTCGTATCCCAAAGTTGCTGTTTGATTCAGGTCTTTCAGCGATGGCTGATCAGAAAATTCTCATTCAGGTAGATACCGTTCCACAGAATTTTGAATATGTTTCAGAGAAGCCGCTTCTCAATAAGTTTGATATTTTCACGCAAATTAACGCGCTTCCCAAGGATTTGCTCCTTGCTCAGAAAATTTTTGCGTCGTTCGATCGAAATCGAATTATTGGGCGAGATTTCTTTGATATTGTTTTCCTGTATGGAATTGGCGCTCAGCCGAATTTTGACTATTTGAAGAAGAATATTGGCATTAATAATCAAACGAATTTGAAAAAGTATTTGCTGGAAAAGACAGCTTCACTCAATTTTGAAGACCTAGCGAAGGATGTAGAGCCACTTCTTTTTAATCCGAGAGATACAAACAAGGTGCTCCTTTTTCGAGAATTTATAGAGCAGAGTTTGTGA
- the ligA gene encoding NAD-dependent DNA ligase LigA, whose translation MNESDILSVGKELLKNGKHYDEQKIYSNVEFLREILRYHNAQYYLNDAPIISDHEYDALFRLLKMWEESYPKLKTSDSPTQRIDLSVQSELKKVPHLTQMLSLENAFSKEDLLEWEERICKFLDAGEKPNSTVELKFDGLGISAIYEDDRLVRVATRGNGEVGEDVTLNAKTISSIPLRANFSKFGAKKVEIRGEVVIKKKDFEELNFERAERGEALFSNPRNAASGSLRQLDPNITRERKLTAFFYQISYFSPEEKIPKKYSEVPKMFHELGLLSSPFFKVCSSSEAIFDAVQKIENHREDFEFEIDGAVIKIDDFDLREKIGETNRHPRWAIAYKFPAKQEITRILNVEWQVGRTGVLTPVADLEPVDIGGVQVKRATLHNMDEIEKKDFRIGDFVVIERAGDVIPKVVTPLLDRRNNSEKRIHPPKKCPACKSVVLHTQGEVALRCENVSCPAQIKARIAHFASKNALDIENLGKETSELFVEKGLVLNFSDLFTLQKSDVLALEGFQEKSVTNLFTALEEAKKKTLWRFLAALGIPLVGQRTAKDLAEKYPIFWNLTKASVEELQEIQGVGPEVALSIVNFFKTRENMEMFQKLETAGFPLSRSAEQRENTEDGNLRHFSGKIFVFTGTLKNFSREEAQEIIEKLGAKAVSSVSKNTDYVVCGENAGSKQEKAIELGVVILTEKEFSEMIGGEKTQSKQKHGERISLF comes from the coding sequence ATGAATGAATCCGATATCCTCTCCGTCGGCAAAGAACTTCTGAAAAATGGAAAGCATTATGATGAACAAAAAATTTATTCAAATGTAGAGTTTTTACGTGAGATTCTGCGATACCACAATGCTCAGTATTATCTGAATGATGCGCCCATTATTTCTGATCATGAATATGATGCGCTTTTTCGACTCCTCAAAATGTGGGAGGAATCATATCCAAAGCTAAAAACCTCCGATTCTCCTACTCAAAGGATTGATCTTTCCGTACAGAGCGAACTCAAAAAAGTTCCGCATCTTACCCAAATGCTTTCGCTTGAGAATGCATTTTCCAAAGAAGACCTTTTAGAATGGGAAGAGCGGATATGCAAGTTTTTGGATGCGGGAGAAAAACCAAACTCTACAGTAGAACTCAAATTTGATGGTCTCGGAATTTCTGCTATTTATGAGGATGATCGCCTTGTACGTGTTGCTACGCGAGGAAATGGAGAAGTGGGAGAAGATGTAACACTGAATGCAAAAACAATTTCATCAATTCCTCTTCGCGCAAATTTTTCTAAATTCGGAGCAAAAAAAGTGGAGATCCGCGGAGAAGTGGTGATTAAGAAGAAAGATTTTGAAGAATTAAATTTTGAACGCGCTGAGCGAGGAGAAGCTCTTTTTTCAAATCCGAGAAATGCCGCATCAGGAAGCCTTCGTCAACTCGATCCGAATATTACCCGAGAACGAAAACTCACTGCTTTTTTCTATCAAATTTCGTATTTTTCTCCTGAAGAAAAAATTCCAAAAAAATATTCTGAGGTTCCCAAAATGTTTCATGAGCTTGGACTCCTGAGTTCTCCTTTTTTTAAAGTATGTAGTTCGAGTGAAGCCATATTTGATGCCGTTCAAAAAATTGAAAACCATCGCGAAGATTTTGAGTTTGAAATTGATGGCGCTGTTATCAAAATCGATGATTTTGATCTTCGGGAAAAAATTGGAGAAACCAATCGCCATCCGAGGTGGGCAATTGCGTATAAGTTTCCCGCAAAGCAGGAAATTACTCGTATTCTTAATGTGGAATGGCAAGTGGGAAGAACGGGAGTACTCACGCCAGTGGCAGACTTGGAACCGGTTGATATTGGTGGAGTTCAGGTAAAACGCGCGACACTTCACAATATGGATGAAATTGAAAAAAAAGATTTTCGCATTGGAGATTTTGTAGTGATAGAACGAGCGGGAGACGTCATTCCCAAAGTCGTGACTCCCCTTCTCGATCGAAGAAATAATTCAGAAAAAAGGATTCATCCTCCTAAAAAATGTCCTGCATGCAAAAGTGTCGTTCTGCATACTCAAGGCGAAGTTGCTCTTCGCTGTGAAAATGTTTCTTGCCCAGCACAAATAAAAGCCCGTATTGCCCATTTCGCCTCAAAAAATGCTCTTGATATTGAGAATCTTGGAAAAGAAACATCAGAACTTTTTGTAGAAAAAGGTCTGGTTTTGAATTTTTCTGATCTTTTTACGCTCCAAAAAAGTGATGTTTTGGCACTCGAGGGATTTCAAGAAAAATCTGTAACAAATTTGTTTACTGCTCTTGAAGAGGCAAAGAAAAAAACACTGTGGAGATTTCTTGCTGCGCTCGGAATTCCGCTTGTAGGTCAGCGAACTGCAAAAGATCTTGCTGAGAAATATCCAATTTTTTGGAATTTAACGAAAGCATCAGTGGAGGAACTTCAGGAGATTCAAGGTGTTGGTCCGGAAGTCGCCTTGAGCATCGTGAATTTCTTCAAAACTCGGGAAAATATGGAAATGTTTCAAAAATTGGAAACCGCAGGATTTCCTCTTTCGCGATCAGCAGAGCAACGAGAGAATACAGAAGATGGAAACTTGCGACATTTCAGCGGAAAAATATTTGTTTTTACGGGAACTTTGAAAAATTTCAGTCGGGAAGAAGCCCAGGAAATTATTGAGAAGCTCGGAGCAAAAGCTGTCTCTTCCGTTTCCAAAAATACTGATTATGTCGTGTGCGGAGAAAACGCCGGATCCAAACAAGAAAAAGCAATAGAACTCGGTGTTGTCATTCTTACAGAAAAAGAATTTTCTGAAATGATCGGCGGAGAGAAAACTCAATCAAAGCAAAAACATGGAGAACGTATTTCTCTTTTTTGA
- the purD gene encoding phosphoribosylamine--glycine ligase, with amino-acid sequence MNILLLGNGGREHAIAKTLKRSPQNPKIFTFANAKNPGICKISEEYEICSQKNFGEEDGFTHLKKFAEENKIDFTILGPDDPIGAGAADSLLKVGVKSVGPLKSLARLESSKSFTRNLLEKYGIPGNPEFKVFISMEGMNKFCEHLEGNFVIKDDGLCGGKGVHVSGDHFSTLQEGLRIAEKILKEHGKLVIEEKFIGQEFSLMYFTDGNVVKPMPVVQDHKRAFEGDTGPNTGGMGTYSYPENLPFLTAQHLEEAREITEQTMRALEKECGSKYMGIMYGGFIATKKGTRLIEYNSRFGDPEGLNVLPLLESDLVEICLGIINGNLSEKEVRFAKKATVCKYVCPEGYPSNPVKSAEITIGDVPKNVEVFFSSIDEIDGKFTLKGSRAIGFVGIADDIFEAEKLAEKACNAVSGPVFHRRDIGTKELIEKRIEMMMNL; translated from the coding sequence ATGAACATTCTCCTCCTCGGAAACGGCGGTCGCGAACATGCCATCGCGAAGACATTGAAAAGGTCTCCTCAAAATCCAAAAATTTTTACTTTTGCGAATGCGAAGAATCCGGGAATTTGTAAAATTTCTGAGGAATATGAAATTTGTTCTCAGAAAAATTTTGGAGAAGAAGATGGATTTACTCATCTGAAAAAATTCGCCGAAGAAAATAAAATTGATTTTACCATTCTCGGTCCGGATGATCCCATCGGAGCCGGCGCAGCAGACTCACTCCTCAAAGTTGGAGTAAAAAGTGTTGGACCACTGAAGTCTCTTGCAAGGCTCGAAAGTTCAAAAAGTTTCACTCGAAATCTTCTAGAAAAATATGGAATTCCCGGAAATCCCGAATTTAAAGTTTTCATAAGCATGGAAGGAATGAATAAATTTTGTGAACATCTCGAGGGAAATTTTGTGATTAAGGACGATGGACTCTGCGGTGGAAAAGGCGTTCATGTTTCTGGAGATCATTTTTCTACACTTCAAGAAGGACTCAGGATTGCTGAAAAAATTCTCAAAGAACACGGAAAACTCGTCATTGAAGAGAAATTTATCGGGCAAGAATTTTCCCTCATGTATTTTACGGATGGGAACGTCGTGAAACCAATGCCAGTAGTTCAGGATCACAAGAGAGCGTTTGAAGGCGACACCGGTCCAAATACCGGCGGAATGGGAACGTATTCTTATCCAGAAAATCTTCCGTTTCTCACGGCGCAACATTTGGAGGAAGCTCGAGAAATTACTGAGCAGACGATGAGAGCGCTTGAAAAAGAATGTGGAAGCAAATATATGGGAATTATGTATGGCGGATTTATCGCGACAAAAAAAGGGACTCGGCTTATCGAATATAACTCACGATTTGGTGATCCTGAAGGACTTAATGTTTTGCCACTTCTTGAGAGCGATCTCGTGGAGATTTGCCTTGGAATTATAAATGGAAATCTTTCAGAAAAAGAAGTTCGATTTGCAAAAAAGGCGACGGTGTGCAAATACGTTTGCCCAGAAGGCTATCCTTCAAATCCAGTGAAAAGCGCAGAAATTACGATTGGTGATGTTCCAAAGAATGTGGAAGTCTTTTTTTCTTCAATTGATGAAATTGACGGGAAATTTACTCTCAAGGGATCACGTGCGATTGGATTTGTAGGAATTGCGGATGATATTTTTGAAGCGGAAAAGTTAGCAGAAAAAGCGTGTAACGCAGTTTCAGGACCGGTTTTTCATCGAAGAGATATTGGGACGAAGGAGCTCATAGAGAAGAGGATAGAAATGATGATGAATTTATAG
- a CDS encoding type II toxin-antitoxin system Phd/YefM family antitoxin produces the protein MISTHGISIMGESELRSTGTKALHSAEEGVVIITKRGKPVAVLQLYDEYDQTEKIIEEFEDFILGNLAKERMKRKDKKFLSLEEMEKLIFSKNE, from the coding sequence ATGATATCAACTCATGGAATTAGCATTATGGGAGAATCAGAACTTCGGAGTACCGGCACGAAAGCTCTTCACTCTGCGGAGGAAGGCGTCGTGATTATCACGAAGAGGGGGAAACCTGTAGCAGTTTTACAATTATATGATGAATACGATCAAACAGAAAAGATAATTGAAGAGTTTGAAGATTTTATATTGGGAAATTTGGCAAAAGAAAGAATGAAAAGGAAAGATAAGAAATTTCTCTCTCTTGAGGAAATGGAGAAGCTCATTTTTTCAAAAAATGAATGA
- a CDS encoding type II toxin-antitoxin system mRNA interferase toxin, RelE/StbE family: protein MKKYKIIFDDLVWKEDFRKIDTSDRKKIFLEISKKLPTHPHEFGKHLSGNLSGYKSLRIGEFRIVYRIYEAKIEVLVVKIGFRRNMEVYIEVAKRLGIL, encoded by the coding sequence ATGAAAAAGTACAAGATTATTTTCGACGACCTTGTTTGGAAAGAAGATTTTCGGAAAATTGATACAAGCGATAGGAAGAAAATTTTTTTGGAAATTTCAAAAAAACTACCTACTCATCCGCATGAATTTGGAAAACATCTTTCGGGGAATCTCAGCGGATATAAAAGTCTCCGCATTGGTGAGTTTCGCATAGTGTATAGGATTTATGAAGCAAAAATTGAAGTTTTAGTTGTAAAGATAGGATTTCGACGAAACATGGAAGTCTATATCGAAGTAGCAAAAAGACTGGGAATTTTATAA